Proteins encoded by one window of Chondromyces crocatus:
- a CDS encoding metallophosphoesterase family protein, producing the protein MTTDANEQRVASPVTAVTPQTGGASGGGAHDGGEGGERASGGDGEGKAVRRFRLAATSDLHCRGAEQVTRLRDLFRAVNDEAEGLVMCGDLTDRGLIDEAKALADALSGLKVPCAAVLGNHDLDHGVGQEIMQILRSAGIHVLDGDHVEFNDDVGVAGVKGFCGGFGSAMLQAFGEGPIKAFVQEAVSEELKLEAALAQLDTARKVVIMHYAPVPDTTLGENLEIRSYLGSSRLAAPVDMYGADVVFHGHAHHGTMEGRTAKGVPVYNVAFPLLKKSVGQGFFVVDL; encoded by the coding sequence ATGACGACGGATGCGAACGAGCAGCGGGTGGCGAGCCCGGTCACCGCGGTGACGCCCCAGACCGGCGGCGCCAGCGGCGGTGGAGCCCACGATGGCGGCGAAGGGGGAGAACGCGCCTCGGGAGGAGATGGCGAGGGGAAGGCGGTTCGGCGTTTTCGCCTCGCTGCGACCTCGGATCTGCACTGCCGTGGGGCGGAGCAGGTGACCCGCCTGCGGGATCTGTTCCGGGCCGTCAACGACGAGGCGGAAGGGCTCGTGATGTGTGGTGACCTCACCGATCGGGGCCTCATCGACGAGGCGAAGGCCCTGGCGGATGCGCTGAGCGGGCTGAAGGTGCCGTGCGCGGCGGTGCTGGGGAACCACGATCTGGATCACGGGGTGGGTCAGGAGATCATGCAGATCCTGCGGTCTGCCGGCATCCATGTGCTCGACGGCGACCACGTGGAGTTCAACGACGACGTGGGCGTCGCCGGGGTGAAGGGGTTCTGCGGTGGGTTCGGGAGCGCCATGCTGCAGGCCTTCGGCGAGGGACCGATCAAGGCGTTCGTGCAGGAGGCGGTGAGCGAGGAGCTGAAGCTCGAGGCCGCGCTGGCGCAGCTCGATACGGCGCGCAAGGTCGTGATCATGCACTACGCGCCGGTGCCGGACACGACGCTCGGAGAGAACCTGGAGATTCGCTCCTACCTCGGATCCAGCCGGCTGGCCGCGCCCGTGGACATGTACGGAGCCGACGTGGTGTTCCACGGGCACGCGCACCACGGGACCATGGAAGGCCGCACGGCCAAGGGCGTGCCGGTGTACAACGTGGCGTTCCCGCTGCTGAAGAAGAGCGTGGGGCAGGGGTTCTTCGTGGTCGACCTGTGA
- a CDS encoding protein-arginine deiminase family protein, which produces MVTARWLLLGAAVLTAGAAACSGDQEDLFPNQATGGSGGTGGSPPTTSSATNVGGGDVGGAGGVGGDGGSGGASSARAIVDLRADVNRDGVVDLNDPDDDVNEDTWDAARGAIFLANIDDDRGSCPKGQSVSDSQLAACNDAADEVVNGPDDLLDLARLRVAPWPDAPADASATVTLNEQARSKVRLFKADGDSFTALSPEGTLTAAELQAGIELAIEGRDIVRDLTVWDGFAELTLTVEGGTRNGEPVEGGTDTLKMRVAPVLLRHHLDPAERVYVTRMTGNGSTVFRQGLATAVNASNVPEPTLEMSLNDQWTQDFFETGYMAMPGPGGQKQVIHVNFRSANYTGGSLRSAGRIVFTTLRGKDVAGAVQYDTNHANSMDSLNSFGNTETIPPFTHEGRSYPVGRVLRGKTASYYPDQSFDRMLVAQGYQPPVYLDTSWLLVGHVDETTSFVKAPTARGWALVVADSGIGVQMLQQARDAGYGSTEMFASKGSARTTINAVLNDPDLMNTSAWAAAEVDSQVEVLVQETGITEDDIVRIGSVWESESGYAVAYVPGMVNGIYLSDTDFAAPDPFGPVIGGQDIFKQQMSEAFAPLGIAVHWIDNWALYHRMAGEVHCGTNTTRAIPAVNWWEGEQ; this is translated from the coding sequence ATGGTGACAGCTCGATGGCTCTTGCTCGGCGCTGCCGTTCTCACGGCTGGTGCTGCGGCGTGCAGCGGAGACCAGGAAGACCTCTTCCCGAACCAGGCCACGGGCGGCTCGGGTGGAACTGGCGGGAGCCCTCCCACGACGAGCAGCGCGACGAACGTGGGCGGCGGCGATGTCGGTGGAGCCGGTGGCGTCGGCGGTGACGGTGGCAGCGGTGGAGCCAGCAGCGCGAGGGCCATCGTGGATCTCCGCGCCGACGTGAACCGCGATGGCGTCGTCGATCTGAACGATCCCGACGACGACGTGAATGAAGACACGTGGGACGCGGCGCGTGGCGCGATCTTCCTCGCCAACATCGACGACGACCGGGGATCGTGTCCGAAGGGCCAGAGCGTGAGCGATTCGCAGCTCGCGGCTTGCAATGACGCCGCCGACGAGGTGGTGAATGGTCCCGACGATCTGCTCGATCTCGCCAGGCTGCGCGTCGCCCCGTGGCCGGACGCCCCGGCCGACGCGTCGGCCACGGTGACCCTGAACGAGCAGGCGAGGAGCAAGGTCCGCCTCTTCAAGGCCGATGGAGACAGCTTCACCGCGCTCTCCCCGGAAGGCACCCTCACGGCTGCCGAGCTCCAGGCGGGGATCGAGCTCGCCATCGAGGGCAGGGACATCGTGCGCGATCTGACGGTCTGGGACGGCTTCGCCGAGCTCACCCTCACCGTCGAAGGAGGCACGCGAAACGGAGAGCCCGTCGAGGGGGGAACCGACACGTTGAAGATGCGCGTCGCCCCCGTGCTGCTCCGCCATCATCTCGATCCGGCCGAGCGCGTCTACGTCACCCGGATGACCGGCAACGGCTCGACGGTGTTCCGGCAGGGTCTCGCGACCGCCGTGAACGCCTCGAATGTGCCGGAGCCGACCCTGGAGATGTCCCTCAACGACCAGTGGACGCAGGACTTCTTCGAGACGGGCTACATGGCCATGCCAGGCCCTGGCGGGCAGAAGCAGGTCATCCACGTGAACTTCCGCTCGGCCAACTACACCGGCGGGAGCCTGCGCTCGGCGGGCCGCATCGTCTTCACCACACTGCGCGGGAAGGACGTCGCCGGCGCGGTGCAGTACGACACGAACCACGCGAACTCGATGGACTCGCTGAACTCGTTCGGGAACACCGAAACGATCCCGCCCTTCACCCACGAGGGGCGCAGCTACCCCGTCGGTCGCGTCCTCCGCGGCAAGACGGCGTCGTACTACCCCGACCAGAGCTTCGACCGCATGCTGGTCGCGCAGGGCTACCAGCCGCCCGTGTACCTCGACACCTCGTGGCTCCTCGTCGGTCACGTCGACGAGACCACGAGCTTCGTCAAGGCCCCGACCGCACGTGGCTGGGCCCTGGTCGTCGCCGACAGCGGAATCGGCGTGCAGATGCTCCAGCAAGCGCGGGACGCGGGGTACGGGAGCACGGAGATGTTCGCGTCCAAGGGCTCCGCACGTACCACCATCAACGCGGTGCTGAACGATCCCGACCTCATGAACACCAGCGCGTGGGCAGCCGCCGAGGTCGACAGTCAGGTCGAGGTCCTCGTGCAAGAGACGGGCATCACCGAGGACGACATCGTCCGGATCGGCTCGGTCTGGGAGTCCGAGTCGGGCTATGCCGTCGCGTACGTGCCGGGGATGGTGAACGGCATCTATCTCTCGGACACGGATTTCGCAGCGCCTGATCCATTCGGCCCGGTGATTGGAGGCCAGGACATCTTCAAGCAGCAGATGAGCGAGGCTTTTGCACCGCTGGGAATCGCCGTACACTGGATCGACAACTGGGCGCTGTATCACCGCATGGCTGGCGAGGTGCACTGCGGCACGAATACCACCCGGGCGATCCCGGCGGTCAACTGGTGGGAGGGTGAACAATGA